In one Parageobacillus genomosp. 1 genomic region, the following are encoded:
- the trxB gene encoding thioredoxin-disulfide reductase, with amino-acid sequence MSEEKIYDVIIAGAGPAGMTAAVYTSRANLSTLMIERGVPGGQMVNTEDVENYPGFENILGPELATKMFEHAKKFGAEYAYGDVKEIIDGEEYKTVVVGDKQYKARAVIIATGAEYKKLGVPGEAELGGRGVSYCAVCDGAFFKGKDLVVVGGGDSAVEEGVYLTRFANKVTIVHRRDQLRAQKILQDRAFANEKIDFIWNHTVKQINEKDGKVGSVTLVHTQTGEEREFPCDGVFIYIGMLPLSKPFANLGITNENGYIVTNERMETKVPGIFAAGDVREKSLRQIVTATGDGSIAAQSAQHYVEELKEKLNIK; translated from the coding sequence GTGTCAGAAGAAAAAATTTACGACGTCATTATCGCGGGGGCCGGACCAGCAGGGATGACTGCCGCTGTCTATACATCTCGCGCCAATTTGTCAACGCTGATGATTGAACGCGGTGTTCCGGGCGGACAAATGGTCAATACAGAAGATGTCGAGAACTATCCAGGCTTTGAAAATATTTTAGGTCCGGAACTGGCGACAAAAATGTTTGAGCATGCCAAAAAGTTTGGCGCCGAATATGCGTATGGAGATGTGAAAGAAATTATCGATGGCGAAGAATATAAAACGGTCGTCGTTGGCGATAAGCAATATAAAGCGCGTGCCGTCATCATTGCGACCGGAGCGGAATATAAGAAGCTTGGCGTGCCTGGTGAAGCGGAACTTGGCGGCCGCGGTGTTTCGTATTGCGCCGTCTGTGACGGGGCGTTCTTTAAAGGAAAAGACCTCGTTGTCGTCGGCGGCGGCGATTCTGCGGTCGAAGAAGGGGTATATTTAACCCGCTTTGCCAATAAAGTGACGATCGTTCACCGCCGCGATCAGCTGCGCGCACAAAAAATATTGCAAGACCGCGCGTTTGCGAACGAGAAAATTGATTTCATCTGGAATCATACCGTGAAACAAATTAATGAGAAAGACGGTAAGGTCGGCAGCGTGACGCTCGTTCATACACAAACGGGAGAAGAGCGCGAGTTTCCGTGCGACGGGGTATTTATTTACATCGGCATGCTTCCGTTATCGAAACCATTCGCAAACCTTGGCATTACGAACGAAAACGGATATATTGTGACGAATGAACGGATGGAAACAAAAGTGCCAGGCATTTTTGCCGCTGGCGATGTCCGCGAAAAATCGTTGCGGCAAATCGTGACAGCAACCGGCGACGGAAGCATTGCGGCGCAAAGCGCGCAACATTACGTGGAAGAGCTAAAGGAAAAATTAAACATAAAGTAA
- the rapZ gene encoding RNase adapter RapZ, with protein sequence MDNGSVNNQIQMVIITGMSGAGKTVAIQSFEDLGFFCVDNLPPTLLPKFLELMKESGNKMNKVALVMDLRSRDFFDSLFTALDELAEQSWVTPQILFLDAKDSTLVARYKETRRTHPLAPNGLPLEGIRLERELLEELKGRAQIIYDTSDLKPRELREKILRQFSSHAQQTFTVNVMSFGFKYGIPIDADLVFDVRFLPNPHYIDHMRPKTGLDEEVSSYVLKWGETQKFLEKLIDLLTFMLPHYKREGKSQLVIAIGCTGGQHRSVAIAEYIARHFSADYKTIVSHRDMERRKEKHK encoded by the coding sequence ATGGACAACGGCTCGGTGAATAACCAAATTCAAATGGTGATTATTACCGGAATGTCCGGCGCTGGGAAAACGGTTGCGATTCAAAGCTTTGAAGATTTAGGTTTTTTTTGTGTCGATAATTTGCCGCCAACGCTGCTTCCGAAATTTTTGGAGCTAATGAAAGAGTCGGGGAATAAAATGAATAAAGTAGCATTAGTGATGGATTTGCGGAGCCGCGACTTTTTCGACAGCCTGTTTACGGCGCTAGACGAGCTGGCCGAGCAATCATGGGTGACGCCGCAAATTTTATTTTTGGACGCCAAAGACTCAACGCTTGTGGCTCGCTATAAAGAAACGAGACGGACGCATCCGCTCGCGCCAAACGGCTTGCCGCTTGAAGGGATCCGCTTAGAGCGTGAATTGCTCGAGGAGCTGAAGGGGCGGGCGCAAATCATCTATGACACATCTGATTTAAAGCCGCGGGAGCTGCGCGAAAAAATTTTGCGGCAATTTTCTTCCCACGCGCAACAAACATTTACTGTCAATGTCATGTCGTTTGGTTTTAAATACGGTATTCCGATTGACGCCGATTTAGTGTTTGACGTGCGCTTTTTGCCGAATCCGCACTATATTGATCATATGCGGCCGAAAACGGGATTGGATGAAGAAGTGTCTTCGTATGTGTTAAAGTGGGGAGAAACGCAAAAATTTCTTGAAAAACTGATCGATTTATTAACCTTTATGCTTCCGCATTACAAGCGGGAAGGAAAAAGCCAGCTTGTCATCGCCATCGGCTGCACGGGAGGACAGCACCGCTCGGTGGCGATCGCTGAATATATCGCCCGTCATTTTTCCGCTGATTATAAAACGATTGTGTCCCACCGTGACATGGAGAGGAGAAAGGAAAAGCATAAATGA
- the hisA gene encoding 1-(5-phosphoribosyl)-5-[(5-phosphoribosylamino)methylideneamino]imidazole-4-carboxamide isomerase codes for MAVFTIYPAIDMRGGKCVRLLQGDYGKETVYGDSPVEMAALFAEQGAEWIHMVDLDGAKEGKRVNDRFVVEVAKQLPVKVQIGGGIRTEDDIVYYLENGVARVILGSAAIADPPFVKEMLKKYGEHIAIGIDARDGFVATEGWLHTSNVKATDLGKELAAAGAQTFIFTDIATDGTLSGPNVAAVVEMARATGKQVIASGGVSSLKDLVSLQKYADDGVIGAIVGKALYTKQFTVAEALEAVKDE; via the coding sequence ATGGCGGTGTTTACGATTTATCCAGCGATTGATATGCGCGGCGGCAAATGTGTCCGCCTTTTGCAAGGCGATTATGGGAAAGAGACGGTATACGGCGATTCGCCAGTCGAGATGGCGGCGTTATTCGCCGAGCAAGGCGCCGAATGGATTCATATGGTCGATCTTGACGGCGCCAAAGAAGGGAAACGCGTCAACGACCGGTTCGTCGTCGAAGTGGCGAAACAGCTGCCGGTGAAAGTGCAAATCGGCGGCGGCATCCGCACGGAAGACGATATTGTATATTATTTAGAAAACGGTGTGGCTCGCGTTATTTTAGGGAGCGCAGCCATTGCTGATCCGCCGTTTGTCAAAGAAATGTTGAAAAAATACGGCGAGCACATTGCCATCGGCATTGATGCGAGAGACGGGTTTGTTGCGACGGAAGGATGGCTTCACACTTCCAATGTCAAAGCAACAGACCTTGGGAAAGAGCTCGCCGCAGCTGGGGCGCAAACGTTTATTTTTACCGACATCGCCACCGATGGAACGCTGTCAGGCCCAAATGTCGCGGCAGTTGTTGAAATGGCGCGGGCAACCGGAAAACAGGTCATTGCTTCTGGTGGCGTCAGCTCGCTGAAGGATTTGGTGTCGCTCCAAAAATATGCTGATGACGGCGTAATTGGCGCGATTGTCGGCAAGGCGCTCTATACGAAGCAATTTACTGTCGCAGAGGCGCTTGAGGCGGTGAAAGACGAATGA
- the hisF gene encoding imidazole glycerol phosphate synthase subunit HisF has protein sequence MITKRIIPCLDVKEGRVVKGVQFVQLRDAGDPVELAKFYDEQGADELVFLDISASHEGRKTMVEVVEKVAAQLAIPFTVGGGINSLEDMKTILRAGADKVSLNTAAVRNPQLITEGADFFGSQCIVVAIDAKYDEAIGSWRVYTHGGRNATDFEVVEWAKEAVRRGAGEILLTSMDCDGEKNGFDLELTRKVSEAVSVPVIASGGAGKAEHFLEVFEKGKADAALAASIFHYKETSVKEVKAYLKERGVNVR, from the coding sequence ATGATTACGAAAAGGATTATTCCATGTTTAGATGTGAAAGAAGGCCGCGTCGTGAAAGGAGTGCAGTTCGTTCAGCTTCGCGACGCCGGCGATCCGGTCGAACTGGCGAAGTTTTATGATGAACAAGGAGCGGATGAGCTTGTCTTTTTAGATATTTCCGCCTCGCACGAAGGGCGGAAAACGATGGTCGAAGTCGTCGAGAAAGTCGCTGCACAATTGGCGATTCCGTTTACGGTCGGTGGCGGGATTAATTCGTTGGAGGATATGAAAACGATCTTGCGCGCCGGTGCTGATAAAGTGTCACTCAATACGGCCGCCGTCCGCAACCCGCAGCTGATTACAGAAGGGGCAGACTTTTTTGGCTCGCAATGCATCGTTGTTGCGATTGATGCGAAATATGATGAAGCGATCGGTTCGTGGCGCGTGTATACGCATGGCGGGCGCAACGCGACCGATTTTGAAGTCGTCGAATGGGCAAAAGAAGCGGTCCGCCGCGGCGCCGGGGAGATTTTATTGACAAGCATGGATTGTGATGGTGAAAAAAATGGATTTGATCTCGAATTGACGAGGAAAGTGAGCGAAGCGGTGTCTGTTCCAGTCATTGCTTCCGGCGGGGCCGGGAAGGCGGAGCATTTCCTTGAAGTGTTTGAAAAAGGAAAAGCAGATGCGGCGTTAGCGGCTTCGATTTTCCACTATAAAGAAACATCGGTGAAAGAAGTAAAAGCGTATTTAAAAGAAAGAGGGGTAAATGTACGATGA
- the yvcK gene encoding uridine diphosphate-N-acetylglucosamine-binding protein YvcK — translation MKEKTQPKMVVIGGGTGLPVLLRGLKHHDLDITAIVTVADDGGSSGRLRDELRIPPPGDVRNVLAALSDVEPLIVELFQHRFQNGNGLSGHSLGNLILAALTSITGDFVKAIREMSKVLNVHGQVLPAANKSVVLHAEMEDGAVVSGESKIPYSGKKIKRVFLTPEDIEPLPETIEAIRQADLIVVGPGSLYTSILPNLLVPKIGQEVCQAKAKKVYICNIMTQAGETLHYTVSDHVKALHDHMGCFFLDAVIVNSGQIPEDIQQRYAQELAEPVQDDSDRLAELGIQVIRDHIVSYEDQVIRHDTKKVASLLLSLLTAPPSCTC, via the coding sequence ATGAAAGAGAAAACGCAACCGAAGATGGTCGTCATTGGAGGCGGCACAGGACTCCCTGTATTATTGCGCGGTTTGAAACATCATGATCTTGATATTACGGCGATTGTCACTGTCGCCGATGATGGAGGCAGTTCAGGGAGATTGCGCGATGAATTGCGAATTCCGCCGCCGGGGGATGTGCGCAACGTATTGGCGGCGCTGTCAGATGTCGAACCGCTTATCGTTGAATTGTTCCAACATCGATTTCAAAACGGAAATGGATTGTCAGGTCATTCATTGGGAAATTTAATTTTGGCAGCGCTGACGTCGATTACGGGAGATTTTGTCAAAGCAATCCGTGAGATGAGCAAGGTGTTGAATGTGCACGGGCAAGTGTTGCCGGCAGCGAATAAAAGCGTTGTCCTTCATGCGGAGATGGAAGACGGTGCCGTCGTTTCCGGAGAGTCAAAAATCCCTTATTCAGGAAAAAAAATTAAAAGAGTGTTTTTGACCCCGGAAGATATTGAACCGCTTCCGGAAACAATTGAAGCGATTCGTCAGGCCGATTTAATCGTTGTTGGCCCGGGAAGTTTATATACAAGCATTTTGCCGAACTTGCTCGTACCGAAAATTGGCCAGGAAGTTTGTCAGGCAAAGGCGAAAAAAGTGTATATATGCAACATTATGACCCAGGCGGGGGAAACGCTGCATTATACGGTCAGCGACCATGTAAAAGCCCTGCATGACCATATGGGGTGTTTCTTTCTTGATGCGGTCATTGTCAATAGCGGCCAAATTCCGGAAGACATTCAACAGCGCTATGCACAAGAGCTGGCCGAACCGGTGCAAGATGACAGCGACCGGCTTGCGGAATTAGGGATTCAAGTGATCCGTGATCATATCGTCAGCTATGAGGATCAGGTCATCCGCCATGATACGAAAAAAGTGGCGTCATTGCTTCTTTCGCTTCTTACAGCACCTCCTTCTTGCACATGTTAA
- the hisIE gene encoding bifunctional phosphoribosyl-AMP cyclohydrolase/phosphoribosyl-ATP diphosphatase HisIE yields the protein MNLANIRFDEKGLVPAIVQDAQSKEVLMLAYMNKESLQKSLETGETWFYSRSRQELWHKGATSGHTQRIVDMRYDCDSDALLVLVEPAGPACHTGSYSCFSHSIDGDAREVSPHRFAIINKLEEIIAKRDAERPEGAYTTYLLEKGIDKILKKVGEEAAEVIIAAKNRSHDELKWEVADLLYHLLVLLREQKLPLDTVLEVLAERHDAKK from the coding sequence ATGAACCTCGCAAATATCCGTTTTGACGAAAAAGGGCTTGTTCCCGCGATTGTCCAAGATGCGCAAAGCAAAGAAGTATTGATGCTGGCTTATATGAATAAAGAGTCGTTACAAAAATCGCTAGAAACGGGGGAAACCTGGTTTTACAGCCGCTCGCGCCAGGAGCTTTGGCATAAAGGTGCTACTTCCGGCCATACGCAGCGCATCGTCGATATGCGCTACGACTGTGACAGCGATGCGCTTTTGGTGCTTGTCGAGCCGGCTGGCCCGGCTTGCCATACGGGAAGCTACTCCTGTTTTTCCCATTCCATTGATGGAGACGCCCGTGAAGTATCGCCACACCGCTTTGCGATTATTAACAAGCTGGAGGAAATCATCGCCAAGCGGGATGCGGAACGCCCAGAAGGCGCGTATACGACATATTTATTGGAAAAAGGCATCGATAAAATTTTAAAGAAAGTCGGAGAAGAAGCGGCGGAAGTGATTATCGCCGCGAAAAACCGCAGCCATGACGAACTGAAATGGGAAGTGGCCGATTTATTGTATCATTTGCTTGTGCTGCTTCGCGAGCAAAAGCTGCCGCTTGATACGGTGTTAGAGGTGCTGGCGGAGCGGCATGACGCGAAAAAGTGA
- a CDS encoding tetratricopeptide repeat protein, producing the protein MGKRLKRTQRKATIVPFIQSGEYFFKKGMKAYQLGDLYKAKKYFERAVQYDENDSSFALQLALVLAELGEYQFSNQWLFKIIHELDETMYECFYFLANNFAYLGLFREAIKYAELYLKYEPNGDFAEDLADLLELLKMDREEETDEHENLIAMQERARYLLEKEEFDEAIVLLETIVDNYPEFWSAYNNLALAYFYSGNVQKAQEIITQVLERNPGNLHALCNQLVFYYYLRDGRQVNNLCETLSCVYPFFIEHRYKLGATFALVGRFDLAFRWLYHLYKIGYDGDEAFYYWLAHAAYYTGHEPFAKHIWEKVVTLNPDKQGEEPWALSALPLDEELQRIIRWFYRKNNAEMLYGLYLFSQSRYRSDIAVSLALRRYLPAHPLLRPFIDYFLFRMGETLPPYVANIDWIVKTLIANNDEMEETLYISWFSVAINAIRDNEPFANHAAWAAAMEYVWRKQQGMSVTQKSVAAKYHVSPSTVQKYVKRVRSLLS; encoded by the coding sequence ATGGGAAAACGACTAAAGCGAACGCAGCGAAAAGCAACGATTGTACCATTTATCCAAAGCGGAGAATACTTTTTTAAAAAAGGAATGAAGGCATATCAGCTTGGTGATTTATATAAAGCGAAAAAATATTTCGAACGCGCCGTCCAATACGACGAAAACGATTCTTCCTTTGCCTTGCAGCTTGCCTTGGTGTTGGCGGAGCTTGGGGAGTATCAGTTCTCCAATCAATGGCTGTTTAAAATTATCCATGAATTGGATGAAACGATGTATGAATGTTTTTATTTTTTAGCGAATAACTTTGCCTATCTCGGTCTATTCCGCGAAGCGATAAAGTATGCAGAGCTGTATTTAAAGTACGAACCAAACGGTGATTTTGCTGAAGATTTGGCCGATTTATTGGAATTGTTAAAAATGGACCGCGAAGAAGAGACGGATGAGCATGAAAATTTAATTGCCATGCAGGAACGGGCCCGCTATTTATTGGAAAAAGAAGAATTTGACGAAGCGATCGTTTTGTTGGAAACGATTGTCGACAATTACCCTGAGTTTTGGTCCGCTTATAACAACTTAGCGCTCGCCTATTTTTACAGCGGAAATGTGCAAAAAGCCCAGGAAATTATCACACAAGTACTTGAACGCAATCCGGGTAACTTGCATGCGCTTTGCAATCAGCTTGTTTTCTATTATTATTTGCGTGATGGACGGCAAGTCAATAATCTTTGTGAAACGTTGTCATGTGTATATCCATTTTTTATCGAACACCGCTATAAGCTTGGAGCGACATTTGCTCTTGTCGGTCGTTTTGACCTTGCGTTTCGCTGGCTATACCATTTATATAAAATCGGTTACGATGGCGATGAAGCCTTTTATTATTGGCTTGCGCATGCCGCTTATTATACAGGGCATGAGCCATTTGCGAAACATATTTGGGAAAAAGTCGTCACCTTAAATCCGGATAAACAAGGGGAGGAACCGTGGGCGCTCTCTGCTCTGCCGCTTGACGAAGAGCTTCAACGTATTATCCGCTGGTTTTATCGCAAAAACAACGCGGAAATGTTATATGGGCTGTATTTGTTTAGTCAATCGCGGTATAGAAGCGATATTGCGGTTTCGTTAGCGCTTCGCCGTTATTTGCCTGCCCATCCGCTCCTTCGCCCATTTATTGATTATTTTCTATTTCGTATGGGAGAAACGTTGCCTCCTTATGTCGCCAATATCGATTGGATTGTGAAAACGCTGATAGCGAACAATGATGAAATGGAGGAAACGTTGTATATTTCATGGTTTTCGGTAGCCATTAACGCCATTAGAGACAATGAGCCGTTTGCGAACCATGCGGCTTGGGCGGCAGCCATGGAATATGTATGGCGTAAGCAGCAAGGAATGAGCGTCACGCAAAAATCGGTAGCTGCAAAATATCATGTTTCGCCGTCAACCGTGCAAAAATATGTAAAAAGAGTGAGAAGCTTATTGTCTTGA
- a CDS encoding 8-oxo-dGTP diphosphatase, translated as MQRVTNCILLKDGKVLLLQKPKRGWWVAPGGKMEQGESIREACIREYREETGIYLKNPKLKGVFTVLMKAGEQIVSEWMMFTFFAEQFDGENVPYCEEGKLEWHPVETIHELPMAPGDYHILEYALKGSGVMYGTFIYTEDFELLSYRLDPS; from the coding sequence TTGCAGCGCGTAACGAACTGTATTTTGCTAAAAGACGGAAAGGTGCTGTTGTTGCAAAAGCCGAAGCGGGGATGGTGGGTAGCCCCGGGCGGAAAGATGGAACAAGGAGAATCCATCCGTGAAGCGTGCATTCGCGAATATCGCGAAGAAACGGGGATTTACTTAAAAAACCCAAAGCTTAAAGGGGTTTTTACGGTTTTGATGAAAGCCGGGGAACAAATCGTCTCCGAATGGATGATGTTTACGTTTTTTGCTGAACAATTCGATGGGGAAAACGTTCCGTATTGCGAAGAAGGCAAGCTAGAGTGGCACCCGGTGGAAACCATCCATGAATTGCCGATGGCGCCGGGGGATTATCATATTTTAGAATATGCTTTAAAGGGATCGGGCGTGATGTACGGGACGTTTATATATACGGAAGACTTCGAACTGCTTTCCTATCGGTTAGATCCTAGTTGA